ACTCTTGTAACGTCTGACTGATCATCCGGGCCCGTACCCGCGTCCGTTTTTCCATCGGGTTGGTTTTACCACCGTAGAAACGAGCAGGTTCGTCCTCAGACTTCACCACAACTTGGTCACCACCCCGCCCCAAGGCAAGGTCCATGTTACTCTGCGCTAAATCGGCCAAATTGTTCATGTTCCGTTCACCATAAGCAATCCCAATACTCAATGTTAGTGGGAAATTTTGCTTAGAAGTCGACTCCCGAATTCGATCTAAAATGCGAAACTTATTCTCTTCAACACGTCGTAAACTACTAGCATAGCCCAACAAGAAGAAGTGATCATCATCCAAGCGCTTCAGGTACATCCCAAACATCTGGGTCCACTTAGACAATTCATTGGTCACGTAATTGTTCAGGTTGGAAATATCCGTATCAGTCATCGACTGGGTGATTTCATCGTAATTATCCAAAAAGATTTGTCCAATCACGAGTTTTTCATCTTCGAATTGATCCGTCAGCTCAGCATACTTGGTCACATCCATCATATAGACCGTATTAGTGCTCTGCTGGATACGTACATCAAACTGGTAGTCTTGCCAACGAATCGTCGCGGGCTCGTCCAGATGAGCGTTCAGCGTCGCTGCCAGTGTTGGCTCAATATCTTCCAAGCGGTATCCTAAGACGTCCTTATCACCGAAATAGCGCTGAAGATAAGGATTGATCCATTCGATGGTCTGGTCGGAATTAAAAATCATTACTCCGATAGGCATCTGAATCAGTGCCTCTTGTTCGCCGCGCTTAATACGATACGACAAGTCTGAGATATATTCATTTGCACTCGAACTGAGCTCAATCAACGTATTATAAGATATCACCACAGCCATCACAATCAAGATGAGGACAACGGTCCCAAAAATCCAGTTCATTAAATAACCAGTGACGAGCATAATTAACGACAAGCTAAAAATAACCAACGCTAAGAGTCGTAACTGCTGATTTTGTAGGAAAAATGGAATTTTTTCACGCGAAAAGATCTTTTTCATATTAAAAATCCCTCAAGCCTTCTCAGTAATGACTATATTTTATCACAAACCACCGTCCGCTTCAGCGTTTCGTGTCAATCACCGTAAACGCTTCATTGAACGGCCACCACCCTATCTAGTCAAGTTAAGGGTAAATAAAAACCACAGAGCCGAAGTCTGTGGTTTTTGAATGACTAAAAATTAGTCTTCAGATACAAAGGCTAATAAGCCCATGATCCGTGCACGCTTGATGGCGATAGTTAAAGAACGTTGGTTCTTAGCACTAGTCCCCGTTACACGACGTGGCAAAATCTTCCCACGTTCTGAAATAAAGCGACGTAATAAGTCAGTATCTTTATAATCGATGTATTCGATATGGTTTGCGGCGATGAAGTCGACTTTACGACGACGACGGCCACCTCTTCTTTGTTGTGCCATTGATATTTCCCTCCTCGTTATCTGTCTAAGCAATTAGACTAGAATGGTAAATCATCATCCGAGATATCAATTTGATCGCCATTATTAGCGAATGGGTCAGCCTGATTATTGTTGTTAGCACTGCTTGATGGTGCCGCACTGCTAGCATTACCAGTATTACCATTACCAAATGGGTTATTGTTATTCGCTGATGATTGTTGAGGAGCCGCATTTTGGCCTTGATTACTATACCCATTATTATTGTTGTTGTAATTCGAATTACCATTGTTGTAATTGTTATTACCACTACCACCATTGGCAGACTGATGACGTTCAGACTCTGCCCGTGATTCTAATAATGAGAAGTTTTCAACGACAACTTCTGTAACGTAAACACGTACCCCTTGTTGGTTTTCGTAGTTCCGGGTTTGAATCCGGCCATCGATACCAACAAGTGAACCTTTATGAGTAAAGTTCGCAAAATTTTCAGCAGCTTTACGCCAAATGACGCAACTAATGAAATCTGCTTCACGTTCCCCATTTTGATTCGTGAATTGACGGTTTACGGCAATAGTGAACGTCGCGACGGCGGCACCACCATTCGTGTAACGTAATTCCGGATCTCTTGTCAGTCGGCCAACAAGAATTGTACGGTTAATCATGCAGAAGCGCTCCTCTCTTAAAATTAATTTTGTCTATTAGTCTTCGCGTTTAACGATCATGTGACGTAAAATGTCATCATTGATCTTTGAAAGACGGTCGAATTCGTTTAAAGCAGCATCGTCAGTTGCTGTTAAGTTAACGATATGGTAAGTACCTTCGTTAAAGCCACCGATTTCGTATGCGAAACGACGCTTTGACCAGTCTTTTGAATCAATTACTTGCGCACCGTTATCAGTTAAGATTTTGTCGAAACGATCAACTAAAGCTGTCTTGGCAGCATCGTCGATGTCGGGACGTACGATGTAAGTAATTTCATATTTCTTTGATTCACTCATGAAATTTGCACCTCCTTATGGACTTCAGGCCCTTCTTTTTGAAGAGCAAGGAAAGTAATCTAGCTAATGCTAGATACTCACGAATTTAAAGTATAGCATCTAAATCAGTTTGTTGCAAGGGTTGAAGCGGCCGACTGTTACAAAAAGATCCTGAATCCGTTACACCAATCAATTACGTCAATTGAGCGATATTTCATTTTATTTCCCGGGAAATATTTCTTTTTTCTGAAATTCTCCCCTTCGCTTACATTTTCCCACACCCACACAGCATTAATTTAAACCAAGTCGACGTCAGAATAACACGCACTGCTGTAATCCTCTCAATCGCACAAGCCAGTTTTGACCGCGTAAATCTAAAATTGCTTACTTCATGTTGTCCTCTCCCAATTTATCGGCATTTCTGCCAATCACTGGAAGATGGCAAGACTAAGTGATGAGCCTCCAGCAGTCAAATTATTCTTCGCAGGAAGATTGTTTCTACCGGTTCAAAACAAGACTTTGGAGGCCAGAATAGGACCGATGACCGGTAAATCACACACGACCCGTTGCCAAAATAATTCTTGACTCGCATAAAAAAACAAGCGTGGTCGACAAGATTGTCGACCACGCTTGTTTTATCAATTTATTCGTTTGAATCGTTTGAATCAGTTGTTGGTTCTGTCGTAGTGGCATCGGCGTTGACGGTTTGATCGTCAACTGGTGCCTCAGTCGTTGCATCCGTTGCGACAGTCTCATCAACTTCTGGCTCTGGATCAACCTTGGCCATCGTTGCGACTTGACCATCATCGCCTAGCCGCATGAGACGAACACCTAAGGTTGCCCGACCAGTCTGAGAAACGGTTGCGATATTGAAGCGAATCATGACTCCTTGGTTCGTCATTACCATGATATCTTCTTGACCATCAACCGTCGTCAAACCAGCTAAATGACCATTCTTCTCAGTCACGTTAGCGGTCTTGATTCCTTTGCCACCACGCCCCTTAATTGGGTAATCGGCAGCTGGCGTTTGTTTCCCATAACCCTTTTCCGTGATGATGAAGACGTTGCTGTCGGGCTTCAAAACGTCAAAGCCAATCACAAAGTCATCATCGCGTAAGCGAATCCCGCGAACCCCAGAAGCCGTCCGGCCCATGGACCGCACTGTGGTTTCGTCGAAACTGACGGCATAACCGTCGTGCGTCCCGATGATTACATTTTGGTGACCATCCGTGATTGTAACCCCGATTAATTCATCATCATCCTTAAGCGTAATGGCCTTCAAACCATTGCTACGGATATTGGCAAATTCTTGAACTGGTGTCCGTTTGACAACCCCTTTAACAGTTGTAAAGAACAGGTAGTTATCAGAAGCGCTCGCATCGCCCGTGACATTAACGACCGCCTGAATTTTTTCACCAGAATTGACTCCCAGTAAATTGATG
This Lactiplantibacillus plantarum DNA region includes the following protein-coding sequences:
- the rpsF gene encoding 30S ribosomal protein S6, which gives rise to MSESKKYEITYIVRPDIDDAAKTALVDRFDKILTDNGAQVIDSKDWSKRRFAYEIGGFNEGTYHIVNLTATDDAALNEFDRLSKINDDILRHMIVKRED
- the rpsR gene encoding 30S ribosomal protein S18, whose amino-acid sequence is MAQQRRGGRRRRKVDFIAANHIEYIDYKDTDLLRRFISERGKILPRRVTGTSAKNQRSLTIAIKRARIMGLLAFVSED
- the ssb gene encoding single-stranded DNA-binding protein, with translation MINRTILVGRLTRDPELRYTNGGAAVATFTIAVNRQFTNQNGEREADFISCVIWRKAAENFANFTHKGSLVGIDGRIQTRNYENQQGVRVYVTEVVVENFSLLESRAESERHQSANGGSGNNNYNNGNSNYNNNNNGYSNQGQNAAPQQSSANNNNPFGNGNTGNASSAAPSSSANNNNQADPFANNGDQIDISDDDLPF
- a CDS encoding DHH family phosphoesterase — protein: MKKIFSREKIPFFLQNQQLRLLALVIFSLSLIMLVTGYLMNWIFGTVVLILIVMAVVISYNTLIELSSSANEYISDLSYRIKRGEQEALIQMPIGVMIFNSDQTIEWINPYLQRYFGDKDVLGYRLEDIEPTLAATLNAHLDEPATIRWQDYQFDVRIQQSTNTVYMMDVTKYAELTDQFEDEKLVIGQIFLDNYDEITQSMTDTDISNLNNYVTNELSKWTQMFGMYLKRLDDDHFFLLGYASSLRRVEENKFRILDRIRESTSKQNFPLTLSIGIAYGERNMNNLADLAQSNMDLALGRGGDQVVVKSEDEPARFYGGKTNPMEKRTRVRARMISQTLQELMNQSDQIFVQGHRQPDMDAVGACLGIRRIAEMNGKQCWIVLDEQNVHSDIQRLLDQLKSDENIESAIISPEEALEKATDQSLLIMADHSKPSISMSQALYERLENRVMIIDHHRRGEEFPENPVLVYIEPYASSTCELITEMFEYQSHDAEPINKIEATAMLTGIVIDTKSFSLRSGSRTFDAASYLRSAGADSLLVQQFMKENVDSYLQRNHLIETVEFVNQDMALCVGEDDQVYDPVTAAQAADSLLSMSGVDASFVITRREDGRVGISARSLGEINVQVYMEKLGGGGHLSNAATQIEGQSVEAVKQSLIDLLTATDEPTTESN